The Ranitomeya imitator isolate aRanImi1 chromosome 8, aRanImi1.pri, whole genome shotgun sequence genome window below encodes:
- the LOC138647453 gene encoding ankyrin repeat domain-containing protein 10-like, with protein sequence MGFYISSLSRSPCTKTQVRHYQVAPSYNYKWTDIHYEASRGNVEKLRGLLTTSDKELVDRKDYYGKTPLYWAAYKGQRISMELLLQYGANVNSCCKHGGTPLHAAIGLFPDCALLLIQHGADVNLQDNWGVTPMYLAACSGQLECIRLLVQAGADITYKNKKTGLPPKRLASQVGFIAWIESFSHQPRSLKHLSRLRIRSSLGPQRLRAVRTFNLPQSLKCYLLFEDLVLQEPV encoded by the exons ATGGGTTTCTACATAAGCTCCTTGTCCAGAAGCCCCTGCACCAAGACGCAGGTGCGACATTACCAGGTGGCCCCGAGCTACAATTACAAATGGACGGACATTCACTACGAAGCCAGCAGGGGCAACGTGGAGAAGCTGCGGGGGCTACTGACCACCTCag ACAAAGAGTTGGTGGATCGGAAAGACTATTATGGGAAGACGCCCTTATATTGGGCAGCTTATAAAGGGCAGAGGATTTCCATGGAGTTACTGCTGCAATATGGGGCCAATGTGAACAGCTGTTGTAAGCACGGCGGGACCCCCCTACATGCAGCCATCGGATTGTTTCCAGACTGTGCCCTATTACTAATACAG CATGGCGCCGATGTCAATCTGCAGGACAACTGGGGAGTGACACCCATGTACCTGGCAGCATGCAGCGGGCAGCTGGAGTGTATTCGGCTCCTGGTGCAGGCAGGCGCTGACATCACATATAAGAACAAG AAAACTGGCCTGCCTCCCAAGCGCCTTGCTTCCCAGGTTGGATTCATTGCCTGGATCGAGTCCTTCTCTCATCAGCCTCGCTCATTAAAACACCTAAGCCGTCTGCGAATACGATCCAGTCTGGGGCCCCAGCGGCTCCGAGCAGTGAGGACCTTTAACTTGCCACAATCACTGAAGTGCTACCTTCTGTTCGAGGACCTGGTCCTGCAGGAGCCGGTGTGA